In the Juglans microcarpa x Juglans regia isolate MS1-56 chromosome 6D, Jm3101_v1.0, whole genome shotgun sequence genome, one interval contains:
- the LOC121234110 gene encoding pectin acetylesterase 8-like isoform X1, giving the protein MAFAILAQCLNLLLCALLLLKTEGFNVGITYVQNAEPKGAVCLDGSPPAYHWDKGLGAGMNNWLVHFEGGGWCNNVTTCLSRKSTRLGSSKEMVKEVAFSGLLSKYQKFNPDFYNWNRIKVSYCDGASFTGDVEAVDPATNLHFRGARVWLAVIEDLLSKGMRSAENAIISGCSAGGLTSILHCDNFRALVPIGAKVKCLSDAGYFINTKDVSGAQHIEAFYSEVVATHGSAKNLPSSCTSKMRPGLCFFPQNIVQQIKTPIFLVNAAYDSWQIKNILAPGVADPHGYWHSCKLDIKNCSPTQLTTMQDFRMQFLRAVNGLGTSSSSGLFIDSCYAHCQTEMQETWLRDDSPLLARTTIAKAVGDWFYDRSPFQKIDCPYPSNPTCHNLVFDSNEHLPMNRSWVNLITTNSSDYNANDRSCTQHNIHQSSNCTCIRNSSHLFLFLIILRAMF; this is encoded by the exons ATGGCGTTTGCAATATTAGCCCAATGTTTAAACCTTCTATTATGTGCCTTGCTACTGCTCAAAACAGAAGGCTTTAATGTAGGAATTACTTATGTCCAGAATGCAGAACCAAAAGGAGCTG TTTGTTTGGATGGAAGTCCGCCAGCTTACCACTGGGATAAGGGATTGGGTGCAGGAATGAACAATTGGTTGGTTCACTTTGAG GGAGGTGGATGGTGCAACAATGTCACCACTTGCCTTTCTCGTAAGAGCACTCGTCTAGGTTCATCTAAGGAAATGGTCAAGGAAGTTGCTTTCTCTGGCTTGCTGAGTAAATATCAAAAGTTTAATCCTG ACTTTTACAACTGGAACAGAATCAAGGTTAGTTACTGTGATGGGGCATCATTTACAGGTGATGTGGAAGCAGTCGATCCA GCAACTAACCTTCACTTCAGAGGAGCAAGGGTTTGGCTTGCTGTCATTGAGGATCTGTTATCCAAAGGAATGAGAAGTGCTGAAAAT GCTATTATCTCCGGTTGTTCGGCTGGTGGATTGACTTCTATTTTGCATTGTGATAACTTCAGAGCTCTTGTACCTATAGGTGCTAAAGTTAAATGCCTGTCGGATGCTGGTTACTTTATCAACAC GAAGGATGTTTCTGGAGCACAACACATTGAAGCATTTTATAGTGAAGTGGTTGCGACACAT GGTTCAGCGAAGAATTTACCTTCTTCATGCACCTCAAAAATGAGACCTGGGTTG TGTTTCTTTCCCCAAAACATAGTACAGCaaatcaaaacaccaatatttctTGTAAATGCAGCCTATGATTCATGGCAG ATAAAAAACATTTTGGCGCCTGGTGTTGCTGACCCCCATGGCTACTGGCATAGCTGCAAACTTGATATAAAGAACTGCTCACCCACTCAATTAACTACCATGCAAG atttcaggATGCAATTTTTAAGGGCGGTGAATGGACTGGGTACCTCTTCATCTAGTGGATTATTCATAGACTCTTGCTATGCCCACTGCCAAACCGAAATGCAGGAGACATGGTTAAGGGATGATTCTCCATTGCTGGCTAGAACA ACAATTGCAAAGGCAGTTGGAGACTGGTTTTATGACCGAAGTCCATTCCAAAAGATAGATTGCCCTTATCCTTCCAATCCCACTTGCCACAACCTTGTTTTCGATTCTAACGAACACTTGCCAATGAACAGGTCATGGGTTAATCTGATAACTACTAACTCATCTGACTACAATGCAAATGACAGATCGTGTACACAACATAATATACATCAAAGTTCCAATTGCACTTGTATAAGGAACTCTAgtcatctctttcttttcctcatcattcTTAGGGCAATGTTCTAG
- the LOC121234110 gene encoding pectin acetylesterase 8-like isoform X3, whose translation MGHHLQATNLHFRGARVWLAVIEDLLSKGMRSAENAIISGCSAGGLTSILHCDNFRALVPIGAKVKCLSDAGYFINTKDVSGAQHIEAFYSEVVATHGSAKNLPSSCTSKMRPGLCFFPQNIVQQIKTPIFLVNAAYDSWQIKNILAPGVADPHGYWHSCKLDIKNCSPTQLTTMQDFRMQFLRAVNGLGTSSSSGLFIDSCYAHCQTEMQETWLRDDSPLLARTTIAKAVGDWFYDRSPFQKIDCPYPSNPTCHNLVFDSNEHLPMNRSWVNLITTNSSDYNANDRSCTQHNIHQSSNCTCIRNSSHLFLFLIILRAMF comes from the exons ATGGGGCATCATTTACAG GCAACTAACCTTCACTTCAGAGGAGCAAGGGTTTGGCTTGCTGTCATTGAGGATCTGTTATCCAAAGGAATGAGAAGTGCTGAAAAT GCTATTATCTCCGGTTGTTCGGCTGGTGGATTGACTTCTATTTTGCATTGTGATAACTTCAGAGCTCTTGTACCTATAGGTGCTAAAGTTAAATGCCTGTCGGATGCTGGTTACTTTATCAACAC GAAGGATGTTTCTGGAGCACAACACATTGAAGCATTTTATAGTGAAGTGGTTGCGACACAT GGTTCAGCGAAGAATTTACCTTCTTCATGCACCTCAAAAATGAGACCTGGGTTG TGTTTCTTTCCCCAAAACATAGTACAGCaaatcaaaacaccaatatttctTGTAAATGCAGCCTATGATTCATGGCAG ATAAAAAACATTTTGGCGCCTGGTGTTGCTGACCCCCATGGCTACTGGCATAGCTGCAAACTTGATATAAAGAACTGCTCACCCACTCAATTAACTACCATGCAAG atttcaggATGCAATTTTTAAGGGCGGTGAATGGACTGGGTACCTCTTCATCTAGTGGATTATTCATAGACTCTTGCTATGCCCACTGCCAAACCGAAATGCAGGAGACATGGTTAAGGGATGATTCTCCATTGCTGGCTAGAACA ACAATTGCAAAGGCAGTTGGAGACTGGTTTTATGACCGAAGTCCATTCCAAAAGATAGATTGCCCTTATCCTTCCAATCCCACTTGCCACAACCTTGTTTTCGATTCTAACGAACACTTGCCAATGAACAGGTCATGGGTTAATCTGATAACTACTAACTCATCTGACTACAATGCAAATGACAGATCGTGTACACAACATAATATACATCAAAGTTCCAATTGCACTTGTATAAGGAACTCTAgtcatctctttcttttcctcatcattcTTAGGGCAATGTTCTAG
- the LOC121234110 gene encoding pectin acetylesterase 8-like isoform X2: protein MAFAILAQCLNLLLCALLLLKTEGFNVGITYVQNAEPKGAVCLDGSPPAYHWDKGLGAGMNNWLVHFEGGGWCNNVTTCLSRKSTRLGSSKEMVKEVAFSGLLSKYQKFNPDFYNWNRIKVSYCDGASFTGDVEAVDPATNLHFRGARVWLAVIEDLLSKGMRSAENAIISGCSAGGLTSILHCDNFRALVPIGAKVKCLSDAGYFINTKDVSGAQHIEAFYSEVVATHGSAKNLPSSCTSKMRPGLCFFPQNIVQQIKTPIFLVNAAYDSWQIKNILAPGVADPHGYWHSCKLDIKNCSPTQLTTMQDFRMQFLRAVNGLGTSSSSGLFIDSCYAHCQTEMQETWLRDDSPLLARTFPSAETNSIII, encoded by the exons ATGGCGTTTGCAATATTAGCCCAATGTTTAAACCTTCTATTATGTGCCTTGCTACTGCTCAAAACAGAAGGCTTTAATGTAGGAATTACTTATGTCCAGAATGCAGAACCAAAAGGAGCTG TTTGTTTGGATGGAAGTCCGCCAGCTTACCACTGGGATAAGGGATTGGGTGCAGGAATGAACAATTGGTTGGTTCACTTTGAG GGAGGTGGATGGTGCAACAATGTCACCACTTGCCTTTCTCGTAAGAGCACTCGTCTAGGTTCATCTAAGGAAATGGTCAAGGAAGTTGCTTTCTCTGGCTTGCTGAGTAAATATCAAAAGTTTAATCCTG ACTTTTACAACTGGAACAGAATCAAGGTTAGTTACTGTGATGGGGCATCATTTACAGGTGATGTGGAAGCAGTCGATCCA GCAACTAACCTTCACTTCAGAGGAGCAAGGGTTTGGCTTGCTGTCATTGAGGATCTGTTATCCAAAGGAATGAGAAGTGCTGAAAAT GCTATTATCTCCGGTTGTTCGGCTGGTGGATTGACTTCTATTTTGCATTGTGATAACTTCAGAGCTCTTGTACCTATAGGTGCTAAAGTTAAATGCCTGTCGGATGCTGGTTACTTTATCAACAC GAAGGATGTTTCTGGAGCACAACACATTGAAGCATTTTATAGTGAAGTGGTTGCGACACAT GGTTCAGCGAAGAATTTACCTTCTTCATGCACCTCAAAAATGAGACCTGGGTTG TGTTTCTTTCCCCAAAACATAGTACAGCaaatcaaaacaccaatatttctTGTAAATGCAGCCTATGATTCATGGCAG ATAAAAAACATTTTGGCGCCTGGTGTTGCTGACCCCCATGGCTACTGGCATAGCTGCAAACTTGATATAAAGAACTGCTCACCCACTCAATTAACTACCATGCAAG atttcaggATGCAATTTTTAAGGGCGGTGAATGGACTGGGTACCTCTTCATCTAGTGGATTATTCATAGACTCTTGCTATGCCCACTGCCAAACCGAAATGCAGGAGACATGGTTAAGGGATGATTCTCCATTGCTGGCTAGAACA TTTCCCTCGGCAGAAACTAATTCCATTATTATATGA